One segment of Solanum lycopersicum chromosome 1, SLM_r2.1 DNA contains the following:
- the LOC138344387 gene encoding uncharacterized protein: MTRSGRCYTHDELALGGQKKDQAKRPISAEDFWRRMQPKDYSIVKHLENTPAQISVWALLMSSQFHRQASMKDHDDTYVPTGTSCDNVAAMIHQVIRGHQISFCDDELPVEGRSNNKTLHIAVAAHPYGWGRPLYSPSDDEARWKNKELVIHGEGSHLGRQVPIIARGTVFYTVELVNATGEYLAPQTPIPACLVWEEIPKELLSLFQFLLKDPDMVWDLREGICDLFEEIDVVVEEKVELDGIRDAEPGELANVVPVAKKDGKIRICVDYRDLNKASPKDNFSLPNIYILIDNCARHEMKSFADCYAGYHHILMDEEDAENMTFITPWGVYNYRVMSFYTYMRNRAFGCILGQHDETRIKERAIYCISKKFTPYESRYTLLERTCCALTWLHQKLRHYLSSYTKYLISRMHPLKYIFQKAMPIEKLAKWQILLSEFDIVHMTQKTIKAQPLADHLAENPVDEEYEPLKTYFHDEEVSFVGEDISEEYPGWRLFFDGAANHQDLGLLRYSNAVEAVKLIEQIHAGVCGTHMNGITLARKTLRAGYFWMTMENDCCKFVQKCNKCQVHGDLIKVPPHELNSMSSPCPFVAWGMDVIGMIEPSISNGHRFILVAIDYFTKWVEAASYKSVTKKVVDDFFATI, from the exons ATGACCAGGTCTGGAAGGTGTTATACTCATGAcgagcttgctctcggaggacaGAAGAAGGATCAGGCTAAGAGGCCGATAAGCGCGGAGGATTTCTGGAGGAGAATGCAACCAAAAGATTACTCCATAGTTAAGCATTTGGAAAATACCCCAGCTCAGATATCCGTATGGGCCCTGCTGATGAGCTCTCAATTCCACAGACAGGCCTCAATGAAAGATCATGATGACACGTACGTACCCACAGGTACAAGCTGTGATAACGTGGCCGCCATGATTCATCAGGTTATTCGAGGGCACCAAATTAGCTTTTGCGATGATGAGTTGCCTGTTGAAGGGAGGTCAAATAACAAGACGCTGCATATCGCTGTG GCCGCTCATCCATATGGCTGGGGCCGTCCCCTCTACTCTCCATCAGATGATGAAGCTAGGTGGAAGAATAAAGAGTTGGTTATTCATGGCGAGGGGAGTCACCTTGGGAGGCAGGTGCCGATCATTGCTCGAGGTACAGTCTTTTACACGGTGGAGCTGGTAAATGCCACCGGCGAATACTTGGCCCCACAAACCCCTATACCTGCGT GTTTGGTTTGGGAAGAGATTCCCAAGGAATTATTGAGCCTGTTCCAGTTCTTGTTAAAGGATCCAGATATGGTTTGGG ACCTTAGAGAAGGAATCTGTGACCTCTTCGAGGAAATcgatgttgttgttgaggagaAGGTCGAGCTAGATGGTATTCGCGATGCTGAACCAGGGGAG CTGGCCAATGTTGTTCCGGTCGCCAAGAAAGACGGGaaaatcaggatttgtgttGACTATAGAGATCTCAACAAAGCTAGCCCAAAGGATAATTTTTCGTTGccgaatatttatattttgattgacaaCTGTGCTAGGCATGAGATGAAGTCGTTTGCGGACTGTTACGCAGGCTATCACCATATTCTGATGGATGAGGAAGACGCTGAAAACATGACTTTCATTACACCGTGGGGTGTATATAACTACAGGGTGATGTCGTTCTACACCTACATGAGAA ATAGAGCATTCGGATGCATACTTGGTCAACACGATGAGACAAGAATAAAGGAAAGGGCTATCTATTGTATAAGCAAGAAGTTTACTCCATATGAGTCTCGTTACACTTTGTTGGAGAGAACGTGTTGTGCTTTGACGTGGCTTCACCAGAAgttgagacattatttgtcttcttataCTAAATACCTCATTTCCAGAATGCATCCACTGAAGTATATCTTCCAGAAGGCAATGCCGATCGAAAAGTTAGCTAAGTGGCAAATtttgttgagtgagtttgacatTGTGCATATGACTCAGAAAACAATAAAGGCACAAcctttggctgatcatcttgcagaaaatcctgttgatgaagagtatgaaccgcttaagacttattttcatgatgaagaagtgtcatttgtgggtgaggATATTTCTGAAGAGtatccaggttggagattattctttgatggagcggCAAATCATCAAG atttgggtcttcTAAGATATAGTAATGCTGTTGAAGCTGTGAAGCTTATTGAACAAatacatgctggagtttgtGGTACGCATATGAACGGGATCACTTTGGCAAGAAAGACCCTACGAGCCGGgtatttctggatgactatggagaatgattgTTGCAAATTTGTGCAAAAATGCaacaaatgtcaagtgcacggtgaTTTGATCAAAGTGCCACCTCATGAACTTAAttctatgagttcaccttgtcCATTCgtagcttggggaatggatgtcatcggtaTGATAGAGCCATCCATttctaatggacacagattcattttggtcgccattgattatttcacaaagtgggtggaagcagcttCTTACAAGTCGGTAACCAAAAAAGTGGTGGATGATTTTTTTGCAACAATCTGA